A region of Acaryochloris thomasi RCC1774 DNA encodes the following proteins:
- a CDS encoding serine hydrolase, whose product MYSVMMQMLSLLCGLLLVGQTACVRTTTEGQQSSQQVQRKSAVQARPAQEDTKTLRDILEQDDLLAQMQAWNGKALFIKVDDAQDPPRFQSFSFRAQYEDTNQNQKQDIEDEGFFNPASTVKVAISALVLELLKQKKIGKAAEYRVAGTSPWFSIEDDLERMLVISDNDAANRLILLLGFESLNETMRAKGLEQYAVTRLMLDQGTLIDSPAMEIRYQGRLSQIPKQTVTDQFDCYEVGEKSGNCASAHDLAGILMRLVFPQAFPPEQRFDLRLEDREWMQQVMSKTPQESGLSFENTFCRFLDPLGKKLASQSGRLLSKCGIGLFSHTFSDTSFLKTDQGQKYFIVFSVTPPRSINKTEIIHWLNQTSQSIVMQLNAMVQTRATQL is encoded by the coding sequence ATGTATTCAGTTATGATGCAAATGCTCTCGCTCCTCTGTGGATTGCTGCTTGTTGGGCAAACGGCCTGTGTGCGAACGACAACGGAGGGGCAACAGTCGTCGCAGCAGGTTCAGAGAAAGAGTGCGGTTCAGGCGAGGCCAGCTCAAGAAGACACAAAAACATTGCGAGACATTTTGGAACAGGACGACCTTCTCGCTCAGATGCAAGCTTGGAACGGTAAGGCTCTGTTTATCAAGGTTGATGACGCTCAAGATCCACCTCGGTTTCAGTCCTTTAGTTTTCGCGCTCAGTACGAAGATACAAACCAAAATCAAAAACAGGATATTGAGGATGAGGGATTTTTCAATCCGGCTTCTACTGTTAAGGTTGCAATCTCAGCTTTAGTTCTGGAGCTACTCAAGCAGAAAAAGATCGGCAAAGCAGCAGAGTATCGGGTTGCAGGGACATCACCCTGGTTCTCAATTGAGGACGATCTTGAGAGAATGCTGGTTATTTCTGACAATGATGCAGCCAACCGCCTGATTTTACTATTGGGATTTGAGTCTCTTAACGAAACTATGAGAGCCAAAGGTCTCGAACAGTACGCGGTTACCCGTCTGATGCTTGATCAGGGGACACTCATTGACTCCCCCGCTATGGAGATTCGATATCAAGGCAGACTTAGCCAAATTCCAAAACAAACCGTGACAGATCAATTTGACTGCTATGAAGTAGGCGAAAAAAGCGGAAATTGCGCTAGCGCTCATGACCTAGCCGGGATTTTGATGCGATTGGTTTTTCCTCAAGCATTTCCTCCTGAGCAGCGCTTCGACCTGCGGCTCGAAGATCGTGAATGGATGCAACAGGTGATGTCTAAAACCCCCCAGGAATCAGGGCTGAGCTTTGAAAATACTTTCTGTCGCTTCTTGGATCCTTTGGGCAAGAAGTTAGCCAGCCAATCCGGCAGACTGCTGAGCAAGTGCGGAATTGGCTTGTTCTCCCATACATTCTCAGACACCAGCTTTCTCAAAACAGACCAAGGCCAGAAGTATTTTATTGTTTTTTCTGTTACGCCGCCTAGAAGCATCAATAAAACTGAGATCATCCACTGGCTTAACCAAACGAGTCAATCTATTGTGATGCAGTTAAATGCAATGGTTCAAACTCGGGCAACACAGCTCTAA
- a CDS encoding protein kinase domain-containing protein gives MRQNQLLVSRFEVLKTLGSGGFGDVFLAKDIHWPQKRICVVKQLKPIDDNPAVYQIVKERFLREAVLLEELGNGHPQIPCLYAYFEDQGQFYLVQEFIEGDTLAELVKVEGYLSEERVETILLKVLDVLDYIQQKRIIHRDIKPDNIIIRRTDQMPVLIDFGAVRESMGTVMNSTENAKSSIVIGTPGYMPPEQATGRPVYASDLYALGLTAVHALRGKAPQELDTDPMTGEIIWKQGFVLTNPILASVIDRAIQSHASQRFMTATLMKTALQSSPDFPETEVVQVRVPQVPATEVDTGVGSVQGAGGKTLGQQKPSGSQKMLWGGLVGGVVAIASTAFYLQQQAAHQKQISNIPAEEPAVLEPVATETRDSQNSQDELLETEPQQDLEEERRQAEARRQEELERQRQLEASRTEPPQVWRSESNLTRLVNLKQICLGNEVINTAQTVFGYENTPLTGALSFPRPKTGGCKGGDTLQGSFNLNGSAGRCSGTITVTWQSNEDAFIAWDIGNVGPSCPATTNYWEINTYPVAL, from the coding sequence ATGAGACAAAACCAACTATTAGTAAGCCGCTTTGAAGTCCTGAAAACTTTAGGCAGTGGTGGGTTTGGAGATGTTTTCTTAGCAAAAGATATCCATTGGCCTCAAAAACGCATCTGCGTTGTGAAGCAGCTTAAACCCATCGACGATAATCCAGCAGTCTATCAGATAGTCAAAGAGCGCTTCCTTCGAGAGGCCGTTTTACTAGAAGAGTTGGGCAATGGTCATCCTCAAATTCCATGTCTGTATGCCTATTTCGAAGATCAGGGTCAGTTTTATCTTGTTCAGGAATTTATTGAAGGCGATACTCTAGCTGAGCTTGTCAAAGTTGAAGGATACCTCTCGGAAGAGCGAGTCGAGACAATTCTGCTGAAGGTGCTTGACGTTCTGGACTACATTCAGCAGAAGCGAATTATTCATCGAGATATTAAACCTGACAACATCATTATTCGCCGTACGGATCAGATGCCGGTTTTGATCGACTTTGGTGCGGTCAGAGAGTCAATGGGCACAGTCATGAACAGTACGGAAAATGCTAAAAGCTCGATTGTGATTGGTACGCCTGGGTACATGCCTCCGGAGCAGGCTACTGGGCGTCCGGTTTACGCTAGTGATCTTTATGCGTTGGGACTGACTGCAGTTCACGCGCTGCGAGGCAAGGCACCTCAGGAGCTAGATACAGATCCGATGACGGGTGAAATTATCTGGAAGCAAGGTTTTGTTCTAACAAATCCGATTTTAGCGAGTGTTATTGATAGGGCGATTCAGTCCCACGCCAGTCAGCGGTTTATGACGGCGACCCTGATGAAGACGGCCTTGCAATCGTCTCCAGATTTTCCCGAAACTGAAGTGGTTCAGGTCCGCGTTCCTCAGGTTCCCGCAACCGAAGTTGATACGGGGGTGGGGAGTGTTCAGGGAGCTGGGGGTAAAACTTTGGGTCAGCAGAAGCCCTCGGGATCGCAAAAAATGCTATGGGGCGGATTGGTGGGGGGCGTGGTTGCAATTGCTTCCACCGCATTCTATCTCCAGCAGCAAGCTGCACACCAGAAGCAGATCTCAAATATTCCTGCAGAGGAACCTGCCGTTCTAGAGCCGGTTGCGACAGAAACACGTGACTCCCAAAATTCTCAGGACGAACTTCTGGAAACGGAGCCTCAGCAGGATCTCGAAGAGGAGCGCCGTCAAGCGGAAGCTCGTAGACAGGAAGAACTTGAAAGACAACGGCAGCTTGAAGCCTCTCGTACCGAGCCGCCTCAGGTGTGGCGATCTGAAAGTAATCTCACTCGACTGGTGAACCTCAAGCAAATTTGCTTGGGAAATGAAGTCATTAATACAGCCCAAACGGTGTTTGGCTATGAGAACACGCCGCTGACAGGCGCGCTCTCTTTCCCGAGGCCGAAAACAGGCGGATGCAAAGGTGGCGATACGCTCCAAGGAAGCTTTAACCTCAATGGCAGTGCAGGTCGTTGTAGTGGGACGATTACCGTCACATGGCAAAGTAACGAGGATGCCTTTATTGCCTGGGATATTGGCAATGTCGGCCCCAGTTGTCCCGCAACAACCAACTACTGGGAAATCAACACCTACCCAGTGGCGCTTTAG